Part of the Falco cherrug isolate bFalChe1 chromosome 6, bFalChe1.pri, whole genome shotgun sequence genome is shown below.
CTGAAAACCTCAGCAGGCGCTCAGCAGTCTTCCTAAAGCTAGCTGTGTTGCGTACACGAGACAAAATCTGCTTCTCAAGATGCTGGAAAACAGGCTTAAAATGCTGCAGGTTCCTCTCCACGATCCCTACGTAGTCCTTCACTTCTGGCACGTTGGAGCTTCTAATGGCAGAAGCTCTGTCAAAGACAATTTTTTGGCGGTCCGCAATTACCTGTGCAAAGGCAGAGCGGGACCCATCCTCAATGGGCCACAGGTACACCGCGTAGGCGTGCTCACTGGTGGTAACGAAAACATCCAGCTGCGGAGAATCTCCGCGGACGGTGAAGCTCTGCACGTCAACGGAGGGCCCGATGAAAAGGTAAATGGCCCTCGTGACGGGGTGCCGCAGGAGGGTGGTTACATTCACGTAGTTTGTTCCATTGTACGGGTAGCCCCGGGGATACATCCTTGAGGCGATGGTAGCTTTCTCGCTGTGGCCAGTGTCATCCATCCAGTACATCTTATATATCCCATCACGGTGCCTAATAAAGGCCCCATGGACATCATCAACAACTGTTTCTTCAAAAGGCACATCCACGTTGTGGAAGAAGCTGGTCGCTGCCTCCAGGGGGCTGTCATCTTCTAGATGGATTTGGTCCACTAGCAAGAGAAGCTGGGGGTGGAGAAGTATGAGGTTTCTTTGCAATTTTCTCAGCTTCAGTTTAGGATTATACGCTCCCACTCCTTCTCCCCTGATAAAAACCACCCCGCTTCTCTCCATGGCGGCAACCACTCGTCCCTGACAGTCACCAGCCAAGTCGTGTTTATATTTAAGCCACTTCGAGGAACAGTCTTCTGTAACCTGCCCTTCCCATGGGGAGAAGCAGCTCTTGGCCACAGCAGGGGAAAACATCaacacattattaaaaaaagtatattttggCCCATATAGAGCTTCTGTTATGAAAGGTACGCCGTTGGGAGCAAATGTAAAGGAGTTCTGGTCCGGGTGTTCGTGGCCAGCGTTAAAGTTCCTCCACCCCTTGATCCACTCTTTGTACTTGTTCTTATGAACAATATCATATATTGCACGTCCTCCCAGCTTTCCTGActtgaaggaaaggaaaggccTGTTGATTTCAGCTGGCAAAGCACTTCCATAGGTTACCACTCCCCAGTCCTCAAAATAATGCAGCTTAGGAATCCCATAGTCTGGCGGAGGTACAGAGCGCAAACTTGCATCATACCTGCCAAAAAGATCGAGAAAATGGGTTTAAAAATCACTCGACTGATTCCATTATCAGCACCTGTACAAAACTCCAAAACTGATGCAATATTTACATCAAGGAGCAAGCTATATAAAGCTCACACGTGTGCTTCCTGACTGAACTAATCATACAGTTCTAACAATACTTATCATACAAATCCCTCTACAATATTTTTTGGTGCGCTTTTTATAGAATAATAGCTGAAAGCATCTGCTACGCATTTAAAACCAGTAATCCTTCTGCAGTCAAAAAAGTAAGAGTACCACTAATTTCAAACTATCCACCTTTTCTCTTATATCATAAAGCTACTGACTGCAACATAAATCTCTAAAAAAGGCACATTAGGACCAGGCTGTAGACACGGTCTGTTTTGCACTAGACATCAACATCAGCACCTACTACTAACTTCTTAAGCAAGAGAAGCAGAGTATCGGTTTTGCTAACTGATGATTATAGAAGTCTGGAGTCTCCAAACAGAATTGGCAATTAActaaaaactaataaaaaggcattttgaagGATAATTTTTTATGATTTATATCACTTAGTGTATGTTAGTTTCCTTCTGCAACTAGGTCGAAGAAAAAATTTGCATGGCTTTCTTATATAAATTGTAAGATGCAAGACATTCAGTTTACAAAGAGGTCTTCATTCCAGAAAAGGTTACAATGcttataatttttgttttatttgacCTACagatcttgaaagaaaaaagaccccaaaacaaccatggaaaacaaaaccctaaccttctggcattttatttaagcaaccaaaataaacaaagccaTCATTAAGCCCAGTCGTATTTCTGTTAGATAGCTCCTCATCAGA
Proteins encoded:
- the DSE gene encoding dermatan-sulfate epimerase isoform X5, whose protein sequence is MGLPVPPQPPAYQLCGPAGWKPGSDESRYDASLRSVPPPDYGIPKLHYFEDWGVVTYGSALPAEINRPFLSFKSGKLGGRAIYDIVHKNKYKEWIKGWRNFNAGHEHPDQNSFTFAPNGVPFITEALYGPKYTFFNNVLMFSPAVAKSCFSPWEGQVTEDCSSKWLKYKHDLAGDCQGRVVAAMERSGVVFIRGEGVGAYNPKLKLRKLQRNLILLHPQLLLLVDQIHLEDDSPLEAATSFFHNVDVPFEETVVDDVHGAFIRHRDGIYKMYWMDDTGHSEKATIASRMYPRGYPYNGTNYVNVTTLLRHPVTRAIYLFIGPSVDVQSFTVRGDSPQLDVFVTTSEHAYAVYLWPIEDGSRSAFAQVIADRQKIVFDRASAIRSSNVPEVKDYVGIVERNLQHFKPVFQHLEKQILSRVRNTASFRKTAERLLRFSDKRQTEEAIDRIFAISQRQQQQQHGRAKKNRKVAKGYKFIDAVPDIFAQIEVNERKVRQKAQTQAQKELPVDEDEEMKDLLDFADITYVKHKTGVSVKGRSGLAQMVTTARSSAPSISASYTRLFLILNIAIFFVMLAMQLTYFQKAKRLHGQRCLYAILLVDSCILLWLYSSCSQSQC
- the DSE gene encoding dermatan-sulfate epimerase isoform X3 — encoded protein: MYETSYRRGWGFQYLHNHQPTNCVALLAGSLVLMNQGYLQEAYLWTKQVLAIMEKSVVLLQEVTDGSLYEGVAYGSYTTRSLFQYVFLVQRHFDINHFSHPWLKQHFAFMYRTVLPGFQRTVAIADSNYNWFYGPESQLVFLDKFVMRNGSGNWLAEQIRRNRVVEGPGTPSKGQRWCTLHTEFLWYDASLRSVPPPDYGIPKLHYFEDWGVVTYGSALPAEINRPFLSFKSGKLGGRAIYDIVHKNKYKEWIKGWRNFNAGHEHPDQNSFTFAPNGVPFITEALYGPKYTFFNNVLMFSPAVAKSCFSPWEGQVTEDCSSKWLKYKHDLAGDCQGRVVAAMERSGVVFIRGEGVGAYNPKLKLRKLQRNLILLHPQLLLLVDQIHLEDDSPLEAATSFFHNVDVPFEETVVDDVHGAFIRHRDGIYKMYWMDDTGHSEKATIASRMYPRGYPYNGTNYVNVTTLLRHPVTRAIYLFIGPSVDVQSFTVRGDSPQLDVFVTTSEHAYAVYLWPIEDGSRSAFAQVIADRQKIVFDRASAIRSSNVPEVKDYVGIVERNLQHFKPVFQHLEKQILSRVRNTASFRKTAERLLRFSDKRQTEEAIDRIFAISQRQQQQQHGRAKKNRKVAKGYKFIDAVPDIFAQIEVNERKVRQKAQTQAQKELPVDEDEEMKDLLDFADITYVKHKTGVSVKGRSGLAQMVTTARSSAPSISASYTRLFLILNIAIFFVMLAMQLTYFQKAKRLHGQRCLYAILLVDSCILLWLYSSCSQSQC